The Corallococcus macrosporus genome segment TGCTGCACGACCCGCAGACCGCGGGGCTCGCGCCCACGCTGGCGGCGGCGGGCGCGCGCGTGGTCTGGCGCTGCCACATCGGGTGTGACACCCCCGGCGAGGAGGTGGCGCGGGCGTGGGCGTTCCTCGCGCCGGGGCTCGCCGCCGCGAGGCTCGCGGTCTTCTCCCGGGCCGCCTACGTACCGCCGCTGCTCGCGGACCGCTCCGTCATCATCCCGCCCTCCATCGACATCTTCGCGGTGAAGAACCAGCCCATGTCGCCGCGGGCCGCGAGCGCCATCCTGGGCCACACCGGGCTCGTGGCCCTGGCGCCGCAAGCCGCCGAGCCCGTCTTCACCCGGACGGACGGGGTCCCGGCCCGCGTGTCGCGGGGCGCGGACATCGTGCGGCTGGGCTCGGCGCCCGACCCCACGGCGCCGCTGGTGGTGCAGGTCTCCCGCTGGGATCCGCTGAAGGACCCGGTGGGGGTGCTGCGGGGCTTCGCGTTGCTGCTGCGGGAGTCGCCCGGCCTGCGCGCGGAGCTGGTCCTGGCCGGGCCGTCGGTGACGTCCGTCGCGGATGATCCGGAGGCGGCGGCGACGCTCGAGAGCGTCATCTGCGTCTGGCGCGAGCAGCCCCGCTTCCTGCGCCAGCGCGTGCACCTGGCGAGCCTGCCCATGGTGGACCCGGAGGAGAACGCCGCCATCGTCAACGCGCTCCAGCGTCACGCGGCGGTGGTGGTGCAGAAGAGCCTGCGGGAGGGCTTCGGGCTCACCATCACGGAGGCCATGTGGAAGGCCCGCCCCGTGGTGGCCAGCGCGGTGGGCGGCCTCCAGGACCAGGTGCGCCACGAGGTGGACGGCCTGCTCGTGCGCGACCCCGGGGACCTGCCGGCGTTCGCCGCCTGCGTGCGCAGGCTCCTGGAGGACCCCGTCCTCGCGTCCCGCCTGGGGACCCAGGCCCACGAACACGTGCGCGTCCACTACACCGCCGTGCGCCACCTCTCGGAGCTGGTGGACCTGCTCGAACGCCTGGACGCGCCCGCGGGTCAGCCCGGGACGCGGCGGTAGAAGGCGTGCTTCGTCAGCTCCGTGGCGGCGACGTAGAGGCCGGTGATGGCGACGACGCCCCAGAGCAGTGCGCCCGGGGGCCGCACGAAGCCGAGCACCCCCGCGAACGGCAGGAAGGGAATCAGGAACGTCAGCGCGATGACGGCGCACGTGGAGGCGAAGAGCAGCGTGCCCGGCCGGCTGCGCCAGAAGGGCCGGCGCGTGCGCACCACCAGCGCGACCACCAGCTCCGTCAGCAGGGACTCGACGAACCAGCCGGTGCGGAACAGCGCCGGGCCCGCGTGGAACAGCCACCTCAGCGCGGCGAAGGTGAGGAAGTCGAAGACGGCGCTCACCAGTCCGAAGGTCACCATGAAGCGCGACAGGAAGCGCATGTTCCAGCGCCGGGGCCGCTCCACCAGCTCCGGATCCACGCTGTCCCCGGCCAGCCCCACCGCCGGGATGTCCGACAGGAAGTTGTTGAGGAGGATCTGCCCCGCCAGCATGGGGAGGAAGGGCAGCAGCAGGGTGGCCGCCGCCATGCTGAGCATGTTGCCCAGGTTCGCGCTCGTCGTCGTCAGGACGTACTTGAGGGTGTTGGCGAACGTCCTGCGCCCCTCCTGGATGCCGCGCCGCACGACGTCCAGGTGGCGCTCCAGGAGCACGAAGTCCGCGGCCTCCCGCGCCACGTCCGCGGCGTGCTCCACGGACAGGCTCGCGTCCGCCGCGTGCATTGCCGGCGCGTCGTTCACCCCGTCGCCCAGGAAGCCCACCACGTGGCCCAGCTTCTTCAACGCCAGCAGGATGCGCTCCTTCTGCGTGGGGTCCACCTCCACGAAGAGGTCCACCTTCTCCGCCTGGTGCCACAGCGCCTCGTCGCGCATCCGCTGCAGCTGCCGGCCCGTGAGCACCCGCTGCGTGCCAAGCCCCACCTGCCGGGCCACGTGCTCGGCGACGCGCTGGCTGTCGCCGGTGATGAGCTTGATGGCCACGCCCATCCGCGACAGCGCCTGGATGGCCTCGCGCGCCCCCTCCTTCGGCGGATCCACGAAGGCCAGGAACCCCTCGAACGTCAGCGCCTGCTCGTCCTCGCGCGTGTAGCGCTCGCGCGCCTCGATGGGGCGCGAGGCCACGGCGAGCACGCGCAGGCCCTGCTGTCCCCAGGCGTCGACGCGCGCCTGGAGCTCCGCCTGGAGCCGCGCGTCCAGCGGGCCCCTGCCCGCGACCTGGACGCAAGCCTCCACGACCTGCGTGAACGCCCCCTTCATGATGAGCCGGGGCTCCGCCTCCTGGCGCACGACGACGGACAGGCGCTTGCGCACGAAGTCGTAGGGAATCTCTCCCAGCTTCCGCGCGGGCGCGCCCGGGTGCGCCTGGAGGAGCGCCACGTCGAGCGGGTTGGAGAGGCCCGTCTGGTTCGCCGCGTTGAGGGCCGCCAGCCCGAGCACCGCCGTGGAGGGCGCCGCGTCCGGGGCGTAGGCCCCCGTCAGGCGGACCGCGCCTTCCGTCAGGGTCCCGGTCTTGTCCGTGCAGAGCACGTCCATGCTGCCCAGGTTCTCGATGGCGCTCAGCCTGCGCACCAGCACGCCCCGCTCCGCCATGACCCGGGCGCCCGCGGAGAGGTTCACGCTGAGGATGGCGGGCAGCAGCTCCGGGCTCAGCCCCACCGCGAGCGCCAGGGCGAAGAGCAGGGACTCCAGCGGAGGACGCGCCAGCAGCGAGTTCACCGCGAGGACTCCCAGCACCATCACCGCCATCGTCGTGAGCAGCACGTAGCCGAAGTGACGGATGCCCCGGTCGAACTCCGTCTCCGGCGCGCGCAGCGACAGGCGCCGGGCGATGTCGCCAAGGGCCGTGTCGCGGCCCGTCGCCACCACGACGCAGGTGCCGGTGCCGTTGCGCACGTGGGTGCCCTGGAAGACGCAGTTGTCGCGCGCGACGAGCGGAGCATCCGGCGCGGCCTGCCCGGGGCGCTTCTCCACGGGGAAGCTCTCCCCCGTCAGCACCGCCTGGCTGACGAACAGGTCGGTGGCCTCCAGCAGGCGCGCGTCCGCCGGCACGATGCTCCCCGCGGACAGGCGCACGACGTCCCCCGGAACCACCTGGGGAAGCAGCACGGTGACGGGGCGGCCCTCCCGCAGGGCCTTCACGTGCGGGGTGACGCGCTGGCGCAGCTGGGCAATCGTGACCTGCGCCTTGTACTCGCGCGAGTACCCCAGCAGCACGCTGCCCAGCACGATGGCCACGACGATGACCGCGTCCGTCCAGTCCCCGGTGAACGCGGAGATGGACGCCGCGATGAGGAGCAGGAACACCAGCGGGCTCTTGAGCTGCGACCCGAGCACGCGCAGCCGCGACGGCCTCCGGGCGGTCTCCAGCGCGTTGGGGCCGGCCGCCTCCAGCCTCCGTGCGGCCTCCGCCGCGGACAGCCCCTCCGCGGAGGTCTCCAGGCTGGAGAGCAACGCCGGCAGCGGCTGGTTCCAGTACCTCGCTGGGGGCGGGCCGTGGGGCGCGGGGCGGACGACGGATGTGAGGAGCGACACGCCAGGCTCCCTTCCTCAGGTGGCGCCCACGCTTCGCCCCTCTTGCTGACGCCGGGAGCGCAGCCACTTCTCCAGGCCCACCACGGGCAGCACGCACGCGCCCACCAGCACCGACCGCGCGATGTCCCCCAGCGACAGCGGCGCGGAGCCGAAGATGCGCTGGAAGAAGGGCACGTACATGAAGGCGGCCTGGAGCACCACCAGCGCCACGATGCCCACGAACACGGTGCGGTTGCTGGTGAAGCCCACCTCGCGCGTGGAGCCGGTCAGCGTGCGGCACAGCCACAGGTAGAAGATTTGGAAGCTGACCACGGTGTTGACGGCCATGGTGCGCGCCTCGGCCAGGGCCCACTCACCGGGGGCCGCGCGGGTGCCGCCCTGGCGCGCGAACTCCCAGAGGAACAGCCCGATGGCGCCCGCCGCCATCAGCAGCGCGACGAGCCCGGTGCGCATCACCACGAAGTGGCTCAGCACGGGCGCGTCCGGCGCGCGGGGCGGGCGGCGCATGACGTGGCGTTCCTTCGCCTCGAAGGCCAGGGGCAGCGCCAGCGTGACGGTGGCCACCAGGTTGATCCACAAGAGCTGCGTGGGGCGCATGGCCAGCAGCGGCTCGCGCACGCCGCCCGACTCCTGCAAGGGAAAGAACGTCACGCCCAGCATGAGGATGAGGGCCAGGCCCAGGTTGGTGGGCAGCACGAAGGCGAGCGACTTGACCAGGTTGTCGTAGACGCGGCGGCCCTCCTCCACGGCGGCGACGATGGTGGCGAAGTTGTCGTCCGTCAGCACCAGGTCCGCGGCCTCGCGGGACACCGCCGTGCCGGTGATGCCCATGGCCACGCCGATGTTCGCCTGCTTGAGCGAGGGCGCGTCGTTGACGCCGTCGCCCGTCATGGCCACCACGTGCCCCTCCGCCTGGAGCGCGCGCACCAGCCGCAGCTTGTGCTCGGGGGCCAGGCGCGCGAACACGTTCGTGTCCTTCACCGCCTGGGCCAGCTCCGCGTCGCTCATGGTGGCCAGGTGCGCGCCCGTGAGGCCGGGGTGGCCCGGGGAGTGGATGCCCAGCTGCAGGCCAATGGCCTCCGCCGTGCCCAGGTGGTCGCCGGTCATCATCTTCACGCGGATGCCGGCGGCGTGGCAGCCCTTCACGGAGGCCACGGCCTCCTCGCGGGGCGGGTCGATCATCCCCTGCAGGCCCAGCAGCGTGAAGCCGTCCTCCACGTCCTGGGGCCGCAGCGCGTCCGCGCGGGGCATGCCCTTGCGCGCGAACGCGAGCACGCGCAGCCCCTGCCGCGCCATGCGCTCCACCTCCATCAACACGGCGTCCCGGTCCGTCCCCGGCCCGCAGCGGCGCAGCACCACCTCCGGCGCGCCCTTCAGGAACAGCTCGCCGCGGTGCTCCGTGCCGTCCGCGTGGAGGGTGGCCATGAACTGGTGCTCGGACTCGAAGGGGATGGCGTCCAGGCGGGGATGGCGCTCGCGCGGCTCCGTCACGCCCAGGCCCACCTTCTCCGCGGCGAAGAGCAGCGCGCCCTCCGTGGGGTCGCCCGTCATGCCCCAGCGTCCCTCGCGCGGCTGGAGGTCGGCCTCGTTGCAGAGCACGCCCGCGAGCAGCAGCGCGTGCACGTCCCCGGGCAGCTCGCCCACGGGGTGCCCGTTGCGCAGGAGCTGTCCCGTGGGCGTGTGGCCCACGCCGGTGAGCGCGTAGTGCCCGCGCCAGGTCCACAGCGCCTGCACGGTCATCTCGTTGCGGGTGAGGGTGCCCGTCTTGTCGGTGCAGATGACGGTGGTGCTGCCCAGCGTCTCCACGGCGGGCAGCTTGCGGATGACGGCGCGGCGGGCCGCCATGCGCTGCACGCCGATGGCCAGCGCGATGGTGACGATGGCGGGCAGGCCCTCCGGGATGGCGGCCACCGCCAGGGTGATGGCCACCAGCACGGCATCGCTGAACGCATAGCCCCGGAACACCCCCACCCCCAGCAGCACGGCGGACAGCACGACGATGCCGGCGGAGATGATGCGGCCCAGCCGGGCCAGCTCGCGCGTGAGCGGCGTGCTCAGGTCCGCGGCCTGCTCCATGAGGTGGGAGATGCGGCCCAGCTCCGTGGCGCCGCCGGTGGCCACCACCACGGCGGTGGAGGTGCCGGACGTCACCAGCGTGCCGCCAAACGCAAGGCTCGCCCGGTCCCCCAATTCCGCGTCCCCGGCGACGGCCGCGACGTGCTTGCTGGCGGGAACGGACTCGCCGGTGAGCGCGGCCTCCTCCACCTGGAAGTTGCGCGAGCGCAAAAGGCGCAGGTCCGCGGGCACGCGGTCGCCGGACACGAGCTGCACGACGTCACCGGGGACCAGCTCCGCGGCGGGCCGCGCCACGGGGTGTCCGTCCCGCAGCACGTTCGCGGTCTCCGGCACCATGTGGTTCAGGGCCTCGATGGCCCGTCCCGCGCGGTACTCCTGCACGAAGCCGATGAACGTGTTGAGGACCACGACGGCGGCCACGACCAGTCCGTCGGTCACCTTGCCCAGCAGGATGGCCAGCCCCGCGGAAGCGATGAGGACCCAGATGAGCGGGCTGTCGATCTGCCGCCACAGCAGCTTCCACGCGCTGTCGGGCCGTGAGCGCTCCATCACGTTGGGTCCATGGCGCGCGAGCCGTTCCCGCGCCGCCGCCTCCGTCAGTCCCTGGGGCGTGCTGGAGACCCGCTCCAGCACGGCCTCCGGGGGCAGCGCATGCCACGGCACGGAGCCCGCCTGCTTCAGTGGATGTGACGGCTCCTGCATGGCGTGCCTCCCACGAAGGAAGCTGGCCACGCCCTCACGCGGAAGGGGCCCGAAGAGGTGACAGGCCTCCACGGGCAGGGCTGTCCGTCAGCGCGACGCGAGCAGCCGCGCGGTGGTGTCGCGCAGGGCCTGCCGCGTGGCCTCGTTCCGGGTGACGTCGGGCCACGGCTGCTCGGCTTCTTCCATCAGCCAGCGGGCATCCCCCGGAGGGGACCAGCGTTCCCGCTGGAGGATGCGCGCGAGCCTGGCGGCGCAGACCTCCGGGCGCTCCCACGCGCGCTTCACCTGGGACAGCAGCCAGCCCACGAGCCCTGGCCGCGCGGCCAGGTCCGTGCGCACCACGCCCGGGTGGAGCACCACCACGTCCACCTCCGGGTGCGCGGCGGCGACGTCGCGCATGGCCAGCGCGAAGCACAGCTTGGTGTTGCAGTAGGTGCGGAGGCTGGAGAAGTCCTCGCCCGTGGGCGTGCGCGCGGCATCGAAGCGGCCCATGACGAGGAGGCCTCCGCTCACCACCAGGATGCGCCGCAGCCGGCCGGCTTCCAGCAGCGAGCGCTGCATCACCAGCGGCCCCAGGTGGTTGGTGACGAACGACGTCTCCAACCCGTCCTCGTTGAGTACCCGCTCCGACGGCCACAGCCCCGCGTTGTGCACGAGCGTCGCCCCCGGCGTGACGAGCTCCGCCAGGCGCTCGCCCAGCTTCCGCGCCCCCTCCACCGTCCCCAGGTCGCCCGGCACCGCGAGCGCCTGTCCGCCACGGCGCTCCACGTCCGCCGCCAGCGCCTGGAGCCGGTCCGCGTCGCGGGCCACGAGCAGCAGCCGCTGCTCCCGGTTCGACGCCAGCGCCAGGGCCAGCGCATGCCCGATTCCACGTGAAGCACCCGTGAGGATGAGGTCCGTCATGGGGCCCCAGCCTGCCAGGATGGGCCTGGGGCGTGGGAGTGGGCGGGTGTCCTCCCGCCCACTCCTACATGCGACCTGGGGGCGGCCCGGCGAGCGCCAAATGACCTTTGAAATTCACGGCGCCTTCCCGTAGTTTCCCCCGCGACTTCGAGGAGCGTTGCGAGGCCTTCCCGGCCCCAGGCTCGAAGCCGAATGACCCAACGGCGCTCACCTGTACGCGTTTCTTGCGAGGGTGAGGCGGCCTTTCCAGGGCCAATGCCTCCCCCTTGCCAGCACGGCGCGCCACCTGGATCCGGAGCCACACCATGACCGCGGTTACCAAGCAGCAGAATCACGACTACGCCATCGCCGACCTCAAGCTCGCCAGCTGGGGCCGCAAGGAGATCCGCATCGCCGAGAGCGAGATGCCCGCGCTCATGGCGATCCGCGAGGAGTACGCGAAGCAGCAGCCGCTCAAGGGCGCGCGCGTCACCGGCTCCCTGCACATGACCATCCAGACGGCCGTGCTGGTGGAGACGCTCCAGGCGCTGGGCGCGCAGGTGCGCTGGGCCTCGTGCAACATCTTCTCCACCCAGGACCACGCCGCCGCCGCGCTGGTGGAGGCCGGCACCCCGGTGTTCGCCCACAAGGGCGAGTCCCTCAAGGAGTACTGGGACTTCACCCACCGCATCTTCGAGTTCGGCCCCGCCGGCAGCGACCACGAGGGTCCGAACATGATCCTCGACGACGGCGGTGACGCCACGCTGCTCATGCACCTGGGCAAGCGCGCGGAGAAGGACCTCTCCGTCATCGCCAACCCCCAGAGCGAGGAGGAGCGCGAGCTGTACGCCTCCATCAAGGCCAAGCTCGCCGAGGACGGCACCTGGTACTCGCGCAAGAGCGCGAAGATCATGGGCGTCACGGAAGAGACGACCACGGGCGTGCACCGCCTCCAGGAGATGTCCAACAAGGGCACGCTCCTGTTCCGCGCCATCAACGTCAACGACAGCGTGACGAAGAGCAAGTTCGACAACCTCTACGGCTGCCGTGAGTCCCTGGTGGACGGCATCAAGCGCGCCACGGACGTGATGGTGGCCGGGAAGATCGCCGTCGTCGCGGGCTACGGCGACGTGGGCAAGGGCTCCGCGCAGGCCCTGCGCGCGCTGTCCGCCCAGGTGTGGGTGACCGAAATCGACCCCATCTGCGCGCTCCAGGCCGCGATGGAGGGCTACCGCGTCGTGACCATGGACTACGCCGCGGACAAGGCGGACATCTTCGTCACCGCCACGGGCAACAAGTCCGTCATCACCCATGAGCACATGGCCAAGATGAAGGACCAGGCCATCGTCTGCAACATCGGCCACTTCGACAACGAGATCGAGGTCGCCTCCCTGGAGCAGTACAAGTGGGAGGAGATCAAGCCCCAGGTCGACCACGTCATCTTCCCGGACAACAAGCGCATCATCCTGCTGGCCAAGGGCCGTCTGGTGAACCTGGGCTGCGGCACGGGCCACCCCAGCTACGTGATGTCCAGCTCCTTCGCGAACCAGACCATCGCGCAGATCGAGCTGTACTCGCACAGCGACAAGTACCAGGTGGGCAAGGTGTACGTGCTGCCCAAGCACCTGGATGAGAAGGTCGCCCGCCTCCAGCTCAAGAAGCTCAACGCCCAGCTCACGGAGCTCACCCCGGAGCAGGCGCAGTACATCGGCGTGCAGAAGAGCGGCCCGTACAAGCAGGACACCTACCGCTACTAGTCACCGCCTGACGTGACACACCCGGGGCACCGTGGGCTTCCTCGCCCGCGGTGCCCTTCGTGTTTCATCAGAACAGCCGGTTGAGGCCGTTGAGCGCCGCCACGCGGTACGCCTCCGCCATGGTGGGGTAGTTGAAGGTCGTGTTGATGAAGTAGTCGATGCCGTTGCCCGGCCAGTCCTGCGCCATGATGGCCTGGCCGATGTGGATGATCTCCGACGCGTTGTCCCCGAAGCAGTGGATGCCGAGGATTTCGCGCGTCTCCCGGTGGAACAGCAGCTTCAGCATGCCCACGGTGCGTCCGGTGATTTGCGCGCGCGCCAGGCTCTTGAAGAACGCGTGGCCCACCTCGTAGGGGACGCCCGCCTGGGTGAGCTCGCGCTCGGTGCGGCCCAGGCTGCTGATTTCCGGGCTGGTGTAGATGCCGGTGGGAATGTCCTTCACCAGCTTGTGCTCCATCCGCCCCTCCACGATGTGCGTGGCGGCGAAGCGGCCCTGGTCATAGGAGGCGCTCGCCAGGGACGGTGCGCCCACCACGTCGCCCACCGCGTAGATGTGGGGCACGGACGTCTGGTAGCCGTCGTTGACCTGGATGCATCCGCGCGAGTCCACCGCGATGCCCAGCGCCTCCAGCCCCAGGTCCTGGCTGTTGCCGGAGCGGCCGTTGGCCCAGAGGAAGACGTCCGCCTTCAGCCGCTTGCCGCTCTTGAGGTGCAGCACCACGCTGTCGTCGTGCGGCTCCACCGACACCATCTCCTCCTGGTGGCGGATGAGCACGCCCTGCTCGCGCAGGTGGTAGGAGAGCGCGTCGGAGATTTCGTCGTCCAGGAAGGACAGGAGCCGGTCGCGCGTGTTCACCAGGTCCACCTTCACGCCGAGCATCCGGAACATGGAGGCGTACTCGCAGCCGATGACGCCCGCGCCGTAGATGATCATCGACAGCGGGGACTCGCTCAGCTTGAGGATGGTGTCCGAGTCGAAGATGCGCGGGTGGCGGAAGTCCACGCCCGCGGGCCGGTAGGGCCGGGAGCCCGTGGCGACGACGAAGGCGTCCGCGGTGAGCAGCTCCACGGAGCCGCGCGGCTCCGTCACCTCCACCGTGTGCGCGTCCCGGAACTTCGCGCGGCCCACCACCAGCTCCACCCGGTTGCGCTCGTAGAAGGTGGTGCGCAGCTGCACCTGCTTGGAGACGACGTTGGTCGCCTTGCGCATCATGTCCTTGAAGGTGGTGTGCCGGGCCAGCTCCGCCCGCAGCTCCGGGTGGTCCAGCTGCACGTCCAAGAGCCGCTGGATGGCGTGGCGCAGCGCCTTGGAGGGGATGGTGGCGGTGTGCGTGCAGGCCCCGCCCACCAGCGCACCCTGTTCCACGGTGCACACCTTGCGGCCGGACTTCACCGCCTTCATCGAGGCCCCTTCACCGCCGGGACCGGAGCCGAGGACCACCACGTCGAACCGCCGAGCGCTCATGGGGCCGGAGTGTTCCCCCAACCCCGGCCCCGAGGGAAGAAATCACCTGGGGGCCGGGCACTGCTTCACACTTCAGTTCTCGAGGGTGGCCGTGATGGACACGCCGCTGTAGGCCGCGTAGCCGTGCATCATCACGTAGTAGGTGCCCGTCCTGAGGACGTAGGTCTGGCACGTCTCCGTGGTGCCGCCATTGCCGGACTTGCAGTCATAGGACGTGGTGTCCGGCCGGATGGCCTCCTTGACGTACACGTCCGCATCCCCGGTCCCACCGCTGGTCCTCACGGTGAGGAACTTCGAGGTGTCCGTCACGTTGATGCTCCAGTAGCGCACGGAGCCCTGGGCCCCGGACAGGCCCGTCACCGTCTGCCCGAGCGTCAGCACGCCCGTGGGGGGATTGGGATTGGTCCCGCCGGTGACGTAGACGCCGCGCAGGGAGGCGTTGGCGAGCGTCCCGGACGAGGACGCGTTGTACACGCGCACGTGCCAGGTGCCCGCCGTGGGGTTGTCCACGTAGCACGTCTGGTTGTTGTTGACGGCGCCGCCCGAGGCGCCGACGCAGTCATACGAAGACAGGGTGGGCGCGCTGCCACGCTTCGCGTAGAGGTGCGCGGTGGCGCCAGAGCCGCCGGAGGTGCTGAAGGTGACCTTCGTGGCCCCCGTCGGGACCTCGAGCGTGTAGTCGCAGGAGAAGCCTCCCGGCGGCGCGCTCAGGCCGTACGTGGGGGTGTTGTTGCCGAGCGGGCTGGTGGTCGTGCACCCCGGCTGTCCCCCCGACAGGGTGTACGTCCCCGTGATGCTCGCGTTGGAGAACGACCCGGTGCCGTACAGGCGCGCCCAGTAGATGCCCGAGGACGACACGGGGAGGGAGCAGGTCTCTTGGTTGGTGCCGTAGTAGCTGGCCGACTTGCAGTCGTAGACCGTCTCGGTGGGAGAGCCCTCCCGGCGCACGAACAGGTCCGCGTTGCCGCTGCCCCCGGTGGTGTTGAACGTCACGGTGGTGGCGCCGGTGGGGACATAGAGCTTGTAGATGCAGGACCAGTTGCCCGCGTCCGCGCTGATGCCGCTCAGGGGCACGTCCTTGGTCAGGGTCGTGCTGCTGGTGCAGCCCGTCGGGCCGGACGGCGTGGACGTCGCCTTCAGGCTCAGGCCGCTGAACGCCGCGTAGCCGTAGACCTTCACGTAATACGTGCCCACCTGCGAGCCGGTGATGGAGCAGGACTCCGCGTTGCTGCCACCGTTGGAGACGCAGTCATTCACCCCGGACGTCGGCTCCGCGCCGTACTTCACGTACAGGTCCGCGTCGCCCGAGCCGCCGGTGGTGGTGAAGGTCAGGTTGCTGTTCGCGGACGCGACGTACAGCGTGTACGTGCAGGACCACTCGCCCGCGTTCGCGCTGATGCCGGTGACGGCCACGTTGGGGGTGAGGGCGATGTTGCCGGTGCAGCTGGCCAGGGCCTGCACCTGTTCTTCCGGCGGGGGGCCTTTCTCCGCTTCCGGGCCCTGCTCCATCTCCGCACCGCAGCCCGTCAGGGCACACGTCAGCCACGCCGCGGCGAAAGCCTTCCATGCAAGACGCTTCAAGGTCTGCTCCTCGGTTGTTGAGAAAGTGTTGCGTCCGGGGCGGCGAAAGTCTGTCGTTGCCGGCCGTCGGATGAGGAGAACACTAGCAAGCGTGTCTGACATTTTTAGGGGCGAGGAAGAGGCTCGCGCCGCTCGCCAGACGCTTCCAGACCGCGCGCGCGTCGAGCTTGATGAGGACCTCGGGCGCCTCGTCCGCCTGCTCCTCCGGAGAGAGCGAGTCCCATTCCTCCGTGTCGAGCACCTCCGGGACGACGAGCGTGCGCAGGTCCGGAGGTTTCTGCGACTTGATGACCGTGCGGCCGTTCATCACGTAGTGCGTGAGATGTTTTGCGTGCAGCTGGGACGCGTCGCCAAAGAGGGTGAGCCACGCGCCGGAGCCGGAGTCGACAAGCTCGGCCTCCACCACGCCGGCCGCGTACGTGACGCTGTCCGGGGAGCGCGCGACCAGGGCCTCGCGTACGCGCAGCGTCCCTGTGCACACGAAGGAGAAGCCGGCGCCCACGAAGAGGTTCTGGCACGTGACGTCGCCGAACACGACGAGGACGCCCTGGTCCTGCCCGGCGAA includes the following:
- a CDS encoding glycosyltransferase, producing the protein MLKPFEVHVQARSLECFRPALTGAEWEGLQASAERSRDRLAGRTLWNVNSTARGGGVAEMLPRMLAYGRGAGVDTRWMVLEGTPAFFRVTKRLHHALHGSRGDGSPLGPAERACYDEVLRDNAEELLVLVRPGDVVLLHDPQTAGLAPTLAAAGARVVWRCHIGCDTPGEEVARAWAFLAPGLAAARLAVFSRAAYVPPLLADRSVIIPPSIDIFAVKNQPMSPRAASAILGHTGLVALAPQAAEPVFTRTDGVPARVSRGADIVRLGSAPDPTAPLVVQVSRWDPLKDPVGVLRGFALLLRESPGLRAELVLAGPSVTSVADDPEAAATLESVICVWREQPRFLRQRVHLASLPMVDPEENAAIVNALQRHAAVVVQKSLREGFGLTITEAMWKARPVVASAVGGLQDQVRHEVDGLLVRDPGDLPAFAACVRRLLEDPVLASRLGTQAHEHVRVHYTAVRHLSELVDLLERLDAPAGQPGTRR
- the mgtA gene encoding magnesium-translocating P-type ATPase, translated to MSLLTSVVRPAPHGPPPARYWNQPLPALLSSLETSAEGLSAAEAARRLEAAGPNALETARRPSRLRVLGSQLKSPLVFLLLIAASISAFTGDWTDAVIVVAIVLGSVLLGYSREYKAQVTIAQLRQRVTPHVKALREGRPVTVLLPQVVPGDVVRLSAGSIVPADARLLEATDLFVSQAVLTGESFPVEKRPGQAAPDAPLVARDNCVFQGTHVRNGTGTCVVVATGRDTALGDIARRLSLRAPETEFDRGIRHFGYVLLTTMAVMVLGVLAVNSLLARPPLESLLFALALAVGLSPELLPAILSVNLSAGARVMAERGVLVRRLSAIENLGSMDVLCTDKTGTLTEGAVRLTGAYAPDAAPSTAVLGLAALNAANQTGLSNPLDVALLQAHPGAPARKLGEIPYDFVRKRLSVVVRQEAEPRLIMKGAFTQVVEACVQVAGRGPLDARLQAELQARVDAWGQQGLRVLAVASRPIEARERYTREDEQALTFEGFLAFVDPPKEGAREAIQALSRMGVAIKLITGDSQRVAEHVARQVGLGTQRVLTGRQLQRMRDEALWHQAEKVDLFVEVDPTQKERILLALKKLGHVVGFLGDGVNDAPAMHAADASLSVEHAADVAREAADFVLLERHLDVVRRGIQEGRRTFANTLKYVLTTTSANLGNMLSMAAATLLLPFLPMLAGQILLNNFLSDIPAVGLAGDSVDPELVERPRRWNMRFLSRFMVTFGLVSAVFDFLTFAALRWLFHAGPALFRTGWFVESLLTELVVALVVRTRRPFWRSRPGTLLFASTCAVIALTFLIPFLPFAGVLGFVRPPGALLWGVVAITGLYVAATELTKHAFYRRVPG
- a CDS encoding cation-translocating P-type ATPase, which encodes MQEPSHPLKQAGSVPWHALPPEAVLERVSSTPQGLTEAAARERLARHGPNVMERSRPDSAWKLLWRQIDSPLIWVLIASAGLAILLGKVTDGLVVAAVVVLNTFIGFVQEYRAGRAIEALNHMVPETANVLRDGHPVARPAAELVPGDVVQLVSGDRVPADLRLLRSRNFQVEEAALTGESVPASKHVAAVAGDAELGDRASLAFGGTLVTSGTSTAVVVATGGATELGRISHLMEQAADLSTPLTRELARLGRIISAGIVVLSAVLLGVGVFRGYAFSDAVLVAITLAVAAIPEGLPAIVTIALAIGVQRMAARRAVIRKLPAVETLGSTTVICTDKTGTLTRNEMTVQALWTWRGHYALTGVGHTPTGQLLRNGHPVGELPGDVHALLLAGVLCNEADLQPREGRWGMTGDPTEGALLFAAEKVGLGVTEPRERHPRLDAIPFESEHQFMATLHADGTEHRGELFLKGAPEVVLRRCGPGTDRDAVLMEVERMARQGLRVLAFARKGMPRADALRPQDVEDGFTLLGLQGMIDPPREEAVASVKGCHAAGIRVKMMTGDHLGTAEAIGLQLGIHSPGHPGLTGAHLATMSDAELAQAVKDTNVFARLAPEHKLRLVRALQAEGHVVAMTGDGVNDAPSLKQANIGVAMGITGTAVSREAADLVLTDDNFATIVAAVEEGRRVYDNLVKSLAFVLPTNLGLALILMLGVTFFPLQESGGVREPLLAMRPTQLLWINLVATVTLALPLAFEAKERHVMRRPPRAPDAPVLSHFVVMRTGLVALLMAAGAIGLFLWEFARQGGTRAAPGEWALAEARTMAVNTVVSFQIFYLWLCRTLTGSTREVGFTSNRTVFVGIVALVVLQAAFMYVPFFQRIFGSAPLSLGDIARSVLVGACVLPVVGLEKWLRSRRQQEGRSVGAT
- a CDS encoding SDR family NAD(P)-dependent oxidoreductase, producing the protein MTDLILTGASRGIGHALALALASNREQRLLLVARDADRLQALAADVERRGGQALAVPGDLGTVEGARKLGERLAELVTPGATLVHNAGLWPSERVLNEDGLETSFVTNHLGPLVMQRSLLEAGRLRRILVVSGGLLVMGRFDAARTPTGEDFSSLRTYCNTKLCFALAMRDVAAAHPEVDVVVLHPGVVRTDLAARPGLVGWLLSQVKRAWERPEVCAARLARILQRERWSPPGDARWLMEEAEQPWPDVTRNEATRQALRDTTARLLASR
- the ahcY gene encoding adenosylhomocysteinase encodes the protein MTAVTKQQNHDYAIADLKLASWGRKEIRIAESEMPALMAIREEYAKQQPLKGARVTGSLHMTIQTAVLVETLQALGAQVRWASCNIFSTQDHAAAALVEAGTPVFAHKGESLKEYWDFTHRIFEFGPAGSDHEGPNMILDDGGDATLLMHLGKRAEKDLSVIANPQSEEERELYASIKAKLAEDGTWYSRKSAKIMGVTEETTTGVHRLQEMSNKGTLLFRAINVNDSVTKSKFDNLYGCRESLVDGIKRATDVMVAGKIAVVAGYGDVGKGSAQALRALSAQVWVTEIDPICALQAAMEGYRVVTMDYAADKADIFVTATGNKSVITHEHMAKMKDQAIVCNIGHFDNEIEVASLEQYKWEEIKPQVDHVIFPDNKRIILLAKGRLVNLGCGTGHPSYVMSSSFANQTIAQIELYSHSDKYQVGKVYVLPKHLDEKVARLQLKKLNAQLTELTPEQAQYIGVQKSGPYKQDTYRY